The following DNA comes from Nitrospirota bacterium.
GTCATATAAACAAATCACGCATTAAACACAACCTGCAAGCAGAAATCTTTCATGGCTAAGATAGATAAATATTTTAAAATCGTTCTACAGAATGAAGCCAGCGACCTGCACCTTGGTTCCGGCGCCAAGCCGACCATGAGGAAGGAAGGCGAGCTTATAGCGATAGAAGATGAAATATTGCTAAACGATATTCTTCAGGAAATGCTTTTTGAGATTATTACCGCAGGGCAAAAAGAGCTTTTTATTAAAAGAAAAGAGCTGGATTTTTCTTTTGAGGTGCCTTCAGGCCCAAGATTCAGGGTGAATTATTATATCGGAAACAAGGGAATTTGCGCGGCGTTCAGGATCGTGCCTGTACGCATACCTTCTGTCAAAGAGCTTGGGCTCCCTGAACATATCCTGAAGTTCGCGGACATGAGCAACGGCCTTGTGCTTGTAACAGGCCCCACAGGCTGCGGTAAATCCACTACACTCGCTTCAATAATAGACCATATAAATGAGACCAGAAAGGATCATGTTATTACCATTGAGGATCCTATTGAGTTTGCCTATAAAAACAAGAATTGCCTTATAAACCAGAGAGAACTTGGCGCCCATACAAATTCTTTTGCAAATGCGTTAAAGGCATCGCTGAGGGAGGATCCTGATGTTATCCTTGTCGGCGAGATGAGGGACCTTGAAACGATCGAGCTTGCGATAACAGCTGCAGAAACAGGACAACTGGTATTTGCTACCCTGCACACACCTTCCGCTGCGCAGAGCGTTGACAGGATCATTGATGTCTTTCCTGAAGGGAAGCAGGCACAGATACGCACAATGCTCGCAGATACACTCAAAGGTATAGTTGCTCAACAGCTCCTCAAGAAAGCTGATAAGACAGGAAGGATCGTTGCTGTTGAAGTGCTTTTTGTAAACTATGCGGTCTCAAACCTTATCAGGGAAGGCAAGACATACCAGATCCCTTCTGTCATGCAGACCTCAAAGCAGGAACAGATGCAGATAATGGACGAAGAGATAATGAAGTATTTACTGCATAAAATCATCACGCCTGAAGAGGCTTATCTGAAAGCAAATAATAAGAAGCTTTTTGCTCCATACCTCACCGGCGATAGCCATAGAGGAGGCGCACAATGAGAGAAAGAAGCTTTTATAATAACATCCTGTTTATCACGCTTTTTTTAGCATTATTTATTGCGATAGGCAGCAGTACGGCTAAGGCAATAGAGAATGATCCGGAGCTTAAGACAGTTTCCACCGGGCTTGATGATCAGGTTGGAATGTCCCTTACTGTTTATAACGTTAACCTGGGGCTTGTTAAAGATGTGAGGGAACTGACACTTGATAGGGTGATAGGAAATCTCAGGTTCATGGATGTGGCTTCAGGCATTATCCCGACAAGCGTATCAATAAGATCGCTGATAGACGCAAACAGCCTGGGCATACTTGAACAGAATTACGAATATGACCTGCTTAATCCGCAGAAGCTTCTGGATAAGTACGTCGGAAAGAAGGTGAAGATATTCAATGAAAACCCTTATACCGAAAGAGAGGAGATCATAGAAGCCACGCTTCTTTCAAATAACGGAGGAGCAATATATCAAATAGGTGATGAAATAACATTCAACTATCCCGGCAGGGTCATATTCCCGGAAGTACCCGATGACCTTATCTCAAAGCCAACACTGGTATGGATGTTTGAGAACACGCTCCCTTCAAAACAGAAGGTCGAGGCGTCCTATCTTACAAACGGCATCAACTGGCGCGCGGATTACGTGGTAACGCTTAATGATAAAGATGATATGGCTGACCTGTCAGGATGGGTAACGATAGAAAACATGAGCGGCACGACTTATAAAGATGCAAAGCTGAAGCTTGTTGCAGGTGATGTGAACAGGGTCAAAGATGAGCATGAATATGATGAAAGAATGATGTATGCGGCAAAGGCGATGGCAGCAGACGAACAGTTCAAGGAAGACGCGTTCTTTGAATATCACATATATACACTTCAGCGAAATTCAACTATCAAGAACAACCAGACAAAACAGATAAGCCTTATCACTGCTGATGATATCCCCGTGAAAAAAGAGTTCATTTTTCAGGGAGCGGCATATTACTACCGCACACAGTATGGGCAGCCTTTATCAAACCAGAAGGTAGGAGTTTACGTTGAGATAGCCAACATGGAAAAGAACAATCTTGGAATCCCTCTGCCTAAAGGCACGATCAGGATATACAAGAACGATAATGAAGGGAGCCTCCAGTTCGTTGGTGAGGACTCTATCGACCATACCCCGAAAGATGAGAAGATAAAAGTGAAGCTTGGGGATGCATTTGATATTGTCGGCAGCAGAAAGCAGACAAGCTGGGAAAAGACAGCTTATGATACTTATGAAGCCGGATATGAGATATCGCTCAGGAACCACCAGAAAGAAGATATTGTTGTAAAAGTTGTTGAACCTATTCAGGGGGACTGGAAGATGGTAAGCTCATCCCATGATTACAATAAGACAGAAGCATTCACTGCAGAATTCAATATCCCGGTTCCCAAAGATAAAGAGGTTAAGCTCAATTATAAGGCAAGAATGAAGTTCTGATAAATATTTTGCCGATTTTTTGGACTGCTGTTAAATTACCTCCCCTGTCAAAGGGGAGGTAATTTATTTTATCGGATGCTTATGTTATTTATTTGTAACGGTAATTGATTGCGCCGTATTGCTGTCTCCTGCTTCTTTATAGCTGGCGGTAACCTTGTCTCCGACCTTTATATCGCCGATTGACGCGCCTTCATTACATTGGGCGACCTTTGTTTTAGCGTCAGTATTTAGAATGATCAATGCGTCTTTCTTTTTTACCGTAACAGTGTTGTTAGCTGCATTGACTTCTGAAACACTTCCGGTGATCTGCTTTGCCGCGGAAGCCGATTTGTCAGAAGCATTGACTGAAGCTGTAAAAAACATTATTACAACCACTGTGATGAGTGCTGCCGTTAACTTTTTCATGCTGTGTTACCTCCATATGATTTTATGTTTGTTCGTCTTAAAGACGAATGAAGTCAGAATTAATCGAATGCAAGTTCACTTCCTTTTTATGATTAGATATATTGATCTCCTTTTTAACCCGAATAATGTTGCGATCCCGCTGAAAAACAAAACTGCTGAAGAAGGTTCAGGTGCCATTGAAGGTATAGAGTCGCCATCCCGCACTGCCCAGGCATATCGGTTCAACGCTTTACCACTTGTCCCCTGAGTGCCGTATTTGAAGCTGTAACGCCATGCCTGAGAAGGGTCTTGAACATACTCAGTTGACGACCAGTACATGAATGGCCTTACGTTTATAAAAGCTCCCGGAGAATCTGATGTAATACCATCTGATACGTATAAATGTCCCATCTCGCTGCCTGAACAACCGGAACCTGAACAACTGTCCGAATCAGGAAGTCTCCAGTCGTCAAAGCTTTGGAAGATAAGGCCTGCAGCCCAGGTGTTGGCCTCATCCCAGGTCAATGTTCGGCCTGAATAATTTGCATCCTGCAGCCAGGTTATATTAAGCGCATCATCGTAAATTAAGCCGTTCCCCCTGTCTCTAAGAGCTGCTTCAGATGAAACGGCAATGAACAGGAATGCTGCTGTCACAAATATAAATGAACTAATTGTCTGCATGATATTTCCTGGTTTTATTAGCCGGTTCTTGGTTCATTCTTTATTTAATAGTTTTTTTGACAGGGAGTAACCGGTCATTGCGTTAATATTAGCAGTAAGCTCTTCAAGTCTAAGGTTCTTTTCCATCTTCTCCCATACCAATGCAGGAGGATAAAGCAGTATTTCAATCTGGAGCCTGCGTCTTTCGTAATATAGCCTTGTTACATCGTTCAGTACATCATCTCTAAGCTGGGTCATCAATCTTGATCTCGTATCTATAGATG
Coding sequences within:
- a CDS encoding DUF4139 domain-containing protein — its product is MRERSFYNNILFITLFLALFIAIGSSTAKAIENDPELKTVSTGLDDQVGMSLTVYNVNLGLVKDVRELTLDRVIGNLRFMDVASGIIPTSVSIRSLIDANSLGILEQNYEYDLLNPQKLLDKYVGKKVKIFNENPYTEREEIIEATLLSNNGGAIYQIGDEITFNYPGRVIFPEVPDDLISKPTLVWMFENTLPSKQKVEASYLTNGINWRADYVVTLNDKDDMADLSGWVTIENMSGTTYKDAKLKLVAGDVNRVKDEHEYDERMMYAAKAMAADEQFKEDAFFEYHIYTLQRNSTIKNNQTKQISLITADDIPVKKEFIFQGAAYYYRTQYGQPLSNQKVGVYVEIANMEKNNLGIPLPKGTIRIYKNDNEGSLQFVGEDSIDHTPKDEKIKVKLGDAFDIVGSRKQTSWEKTAYDTYEAGYEISLRNHQKEDIVVKVVEPIQGDWKMVSSSHDYNKTEAFTAEFNIPVPKDKEVKLNYKARMKF
- a CDS encoding DUF1566 domain-containing protein, producing the protein MQTISSFIFVTAAFLFIAVSSEAALRDRGNGLIYDDALNITWLQDANYSGRTLTWDEANTWAAGLIFQSFDDWRLPDSDSCSGSGCSGSEMGHLYVSDGITSDSPGAFINVRPFMYWSSTEYVQDPSQAWRYSFKYGTQGTSGKALNRYAWAVRDGDSIPSMAPEPSSAVLFFSGIATLFGLKRRSIYLIIKRK
- a CDS encoding type IV pilus twitching motility protein PilT — its product is MAKIDKYFKIVLQNEASDLHLGSGAKPTMRKEGELIAIEDEILLNDILQEMLFEIITAGQKELFIKRKELDFSFEVPSGPRFRVNYYIGNKGICAAFRIVPVRIPSVKELGLPEHILKFADMSNGLVLVTGPTGCGKSTTLASIIDHINETRKDHVITIEDPIEFAYKNKNCLINQRELGAHTNSFANALKASLREDPDVILVGEMRDLETIELAITAAETGQLVFATLHTPSAAQSVDRIIDVFPEGKQAQIRTMLADTLKGIVAQQLLKKADKTGRIVAVEVLFVNYAVSNLIREGKTYQIPSVMQTSKQEQMQIMDEEIMKYLLHKIITPEEAYLKANNKKLFAPYLTGDSHRGGAQ